CGCTTACATTAATGTTTCAAAAATAAGAGATATTTATGAAAAAATAAACTGTAAAAACCGTTTATCTCATTTTTTTATCAAAATTCAGGAATCTTTTTTATTTTTACCCGTCACTTTTCAGAAATATATGATTCGACCCAAATTAAAGTATCTTTTTATAGTTTTGTTAGTCGTTGTGCCGGCTGTTATTTATCTGTTACTCCAGTTAAATTCCAACGGCAGCAATCATTATTTGCCTGACATCGAAAACAAGGACACTTCCTACATGAACGATGATTATTCCGCAAAACGGGATTCGATGGTAAAAGATCAGCTTATCGCCCGCGGGATTAAGAATGATCTGGTGCTTAAGTCGATGCGAATGGTCAAGAGACATCTTTTTGTACCCGAAAGATACCGACAGTATGCATATGATGACGGTGCCCTCCCGATTGGACTTGACCAGACAATTTCGCAGCCATATATTGTGGCTTACATGACAGAGGCGGTAAATCCCACAAAAGAGATGAAAGTACTGGAGATTGGTACAGGTTCAGGATATCAGGCGGCTGTTTTGGCAGAAATCGTCAAGGAAGTATATACTATAGAGTATTTTGACGATTTAGCAAATAATGCCCGGAAATTGCTCGATTCCCTTAATTACAAAAACATTAAAGTAAAAGCCGGAGACGGATTTTACGGCTGGGCTGAATATGCCCCCTTCGATGCGATAATTGTAACTGCTGCTCCCGAAGATGTCCCAAAACCATTGGTCGACCAACTGAAGGAAGGTGGTAGAATGATCATTCCTCTTGGACAGTCCGGGACGGTTCAGTCACTCGTTATCCTCCAGAAGAAAAACGGCAAAATTGAGCGGCAGGACGCCATGAAGGTCAAGTTTGTTCCCTTCCTCAGGAAATAATCTCTCCTTTTAACTCAGAAACTATTTACCCAGAAATCCGGCGACGGCATTGGATACCACTTTCAGGTCGCATCCGGGTGCAAGGTGACCGCAGTCATTCTGTAAAATCAAAAGATCACAACCCAGCGTTTTGGCGAATTTTATCGATTGAAACGGCAGAATCAGGTGATCTGTTGCCGAAACAATTACAAACACTTCCCCCTTCACAGCTTTCGCAGTTTCTTCAAATGAATGGCCGTAATTCCTTGTGATATCATGCGTTATCATGGCTTTCATTTGGGCGATTCTATTCTTTGCCGGGAACCTCTCGGCTGTTTTTCCCCTGAACTTTGCGAGCAAGTCTTTATACTCATCGGGTGTAAAATTAGTGTCAATCTGTGAAGGAGTTCGTGCAAGGAGGTAGAAATTCAGATCGAAAATTTTGTTTGCAACGGAATCAGGGACTCCATATTTTTCAATGGTCTGAAGTGTCAGCAGAGAAGATTCAAAGACAATCTGGTTACCGCTGCTTTGAATAGGTGTTCCCACATAAGGAATGTATTTTTTAGCATATCCGGGATAAGCAACCATCCACTCATAAACCTGCATTCCCCCCATCGAACCGCCAATAAAAGCATGGATCCCCTTAAGACCAAAATGCTTTGAAAGGAGAAGGTATTCACTTTGCACCATATCAGAAATTGTGATATCAGGAAAAACCGGCTTTGAGTAGTTGGTTGGGGAGGTGGAAACTCCATTTCCCAATGCATCAATGAGAATTGTGAAATAAATGGTGGTATCGATAAGTTTGTTTTTACCGAGACTCGCGATCATGTCTTCAGAGGATCCTGCGTACCAGCTTAAAAATGCAACGACATTTGATTTGTCGTCATTCATCCTGCCAAATGTTCTGTACCCGACTTTTACATCATTGAGGGTCTCGCCTGAAGAAAGTTTTAAGTCACCGGCACTATAAAACTGTTGCTGACCGGATACAATTCCACCCAGAACCAACAGGAAAAGAGCAAGTCCTTTTTTCATTTCAAATTCTTTCTGATTTTATAAAATTAAGAGATTCAAAATTGCAAAAATTATTATGAATCAGAGAATCGATTCATTTTTTTTAATCCGGAAAAGTGAAGATAATAGTTTTAACAGATTGATTATTATGGATATTTAATCACTGTAAACAGTTAAATTTAAGATTGAATTTTATTTATTTAGCAGAACAGGTATTTAATGCGTGCAGTTTTATTATTTCTGATTTTAAGTTTTCCTTTCTTAGCCCAAACCGGTCAACCAAAGATCAAGGAGATTTCTAAAAATCTCGAATTGACGGGCTTTTCAAAGGAAAATGGATTTATTTTACAAAATCAGGACCGTTTTGTTTCGGAAGTTTCCGGATCTGCAATAATTTCTCCGGAAGTGGCTGTACCCGATTTTACGAACGCCCCTTTCATAGCAACGGGAATAAAAGTATCAGGGAAATTCAAAACTCCCGAAGTAATAAGTTTTATTCTCACCGTAGATGGTGTGGATTACAAAATGCACGCAAATGAGGATGGTGATCCAATAATCTCCAAAACCACAATTCTTACCCCTCTTTACTTCGCAAAACCTTCAAGTAAGATGGTGAAAGTTACCGTGATTGCTGAGGCTGCAGGTGTTGAGATCACCGGAGTTGAACTCGTTTTTATCAATCCGGGAATTTCAAACCCTGCTGAACCGGAAGTTTCAGTGACACAGGATACTTATCCTAAGCCACCTGTTGTGAGCAGGACAGCTTGGGGATGTCCGATTGGACAAAACAGCAACTGTGGTGCTTCCTCAACGAATGTAACTCATCTCATCATTCACCATACCGATGACAATAACAACATCACTGACTGGGCAGCAGCAGTTAGAGCCATTTACCAGTATCACACTGCCAGCAACGGCTGGTGCGACATCGGATACAACTATCTCGTCGCACCTACTGGTGTTATATATGAAGGCAGAGGTGGCGGTGATAATGTTGTAGGTGCCCATTTCTGCGGTTATAACGGCGGTACCATGGGTGTTTCAATGCTCGGTACTTATACTACCGTTTCCCCTTCGGCGGCACTTCAGGCATCACTGACAAAATTACTCGCATGGAAAGCCGACCAGAGGACGATCAATCCTCTCGGGATATCTTTTCACGCATCATCAGGATTGACAATCAATAACATTTCCGGTCATAGAGCGGCTTGCGCTACCGATTGCCCCGGTCAAAAATTTGTCGATAATGACATTCAGAATATTCGTCAGGGGGTTTTATCTCTGATTCAAAGTATCGCACCAAAAATAACTTCTTCATTTCCATTAAACGGCAGTAATGATTTTAAGGTTTTTAATCCTCTTCGCCTTACATTCAATCTGCAAATGGATACCAATACTGTCAGAAATGCCATTTCAGTCTCCCCTGCCGATACCTTTGCAGTTTCATTTCCATCCGCTTTTGAGGCGGTGGTAACCCCAAAAGGACTTTGGAGCTACAATACAGCCTATACCTTGAAAGTAGACACAACAGCAAAAAATATTTACGGCACTTCCATCGACGGTGACGGGAACGGAACAGCAGGCGACCCTTTCTTCCTGAATTTCACTACTTCAATGCCCGACAATGACCCTCCTCAGATTGTTAAATATTATCCCTCAGGCTCCGATGTTGGTACATTTGCTGAGATGATGATCGTCTTCAATGAAGAAATCGCCAACTATGCTCAGAACATCTCTTTGAGCGATGGTGTGAATAATAATATTCCTCTTTCTGCAATGTCGTTTAACTGGGACGGGAAATACGGCAGACTGGCTTTCAAAACAGTCACAGCTCTCACGGGAGGTAAATTCTATCTCCTCAAACTAAAGAGCAACATCAGCGACCGGGTTGGAAACAGATTGCCACAGGACTTTGATATAAACTTCCATGTACCGATTGTTAATTATGCCGATGGTAACATTGTTGACAGGTTCGAGGGCTACTCGACATGGGGCAATCCGCTTCAAACGCCCGGCACCACAGGTGTGGATACCACTTTGACCAATTTCAGCATAACCTCTGAAAAGAAGAAGGGCGGTATCTTTGCCGGAAAGCTCGGCTACAAGTTTACCGGAACTGAAAACGGCAAAATCGTCCTTAAAAAATCGACGGGGCATCTGCTTCCAACCGGAAATTCGACTGTCGGAATCTGGATATTCGGCGAGTTGAACAACTGCAAGCTTTCGATGATTCTCGAAAATTCTTCTGAAGTATTGGTGGATATGGGAAGAATCAACTTTTACGGTTGGAGATTTTTCAACATTCCGTTCGATAACTCTGCCGGAAATACTCAGTTTAAAGGCTTTGTTCTCCAGCAGACAGACATCGCAGACAATCAGGGATCAGTCTATTTTGATAATCTGCAATTCAATGGTACTTTCACAGGAATTGAAGATGAGGGCGGAACCCCTGAACACTTCACACTTCAGCAAAATTATCCCAATCCTTTCAACCCGGAAACTGTGATTTCATTTACACTTCCCCAAAAAGGATTCGTCACCGGGAAAGTCTATGATGTTATGGGTAGAGAAATTGCCGTCTTGTTGAACGGAGAATTTGAATCAGGATTTCACTCCGTCAGATTCAACGGTTCAGGACTTTCATCCGGAATTTATTTCTTCAACCTGATCGCCGGTAATGAAAGAAAAACAATTAAAATGATCTTTAACAAATAGAATTTAATATGACTTCAAAAAAGATAGTTTTTGGAACGGATGGATGGCGCGGGATAATTGACGAGGAAGTAAATAACAAGTCGATTGCCGAGGTTGCCCAGGCTTTCGCCGATTATTTGCTCTCGACTGTACATAAAATTATTTCACCTTCGGTTGTAGTTGGTTACGACGGCAGAAAAAACTCAAAACAGTATGCAACCCTCTTTGCAAGAGTTTTGGCAGGAAACAGAATTAAAGTTACTCTGAGCGATAAGATTACTCCCACACCTGTCCTTTCTTATGCCGTGAAAAAGGGTGGATTCAATGCAGGTGTAATGATTACCGCGAGTCACAACCCCGCAAGTTTCAGCGGCGTAAAATTCAAGGGACATTATGGCGGTCCCTTTCTTACCGAAAATACAAAGAGAGTAGAATCTTTCATCAATTACAATTTGATTCAGTCTTCCGATAATCTTGCAACTATTGACATACTTGAAGATTATATACTTGCCCTTGTCGAGAGAATCGACTTCAAAAGTGCAAGAAAGAAAAAATTAAAAGTACTGATCGACTCAATGGGTGGTGCAGGCGGAACACTGATTCAGACTCTTCTGCAAAGACAAAAAATTGAGTGTGAAACCATCTTTGGTGAGCCTGACCCCGACTTTAACGGAAGATCACCTGAGCCGATTGATCAGAATCTCGCCCCTCTTAAAGAAGCAATTCTTAAGGGAGATTACGCATTTGGTATAGCAACCGACGGTGATGCTGACAGGGTTGCTTTTGTGATGGACAATGGTGAATGGTTGAGTGCTCAGGAGACTATTCTCCTCTTTACTGATTATCTGCTCGAAACAGGCTCGGAAGATGGCGACATCGTGAAGACAGTCTCAGTGACCGACAAATTATTCGCTCTCGAAACCCCTTCAAGAAAAATCAGGGAAGTACAGGTCGGCTTTAAGTATATCACCGAAAAAATGCTTGCCGGTGGTGTAGCCATGGGATTCGAAGAGAGCGGCGGATTTGGCATCACAAGCCACATTCCCGAAAGGGACGGTATCCTTTTTGCCATGCTGATGCTCGAGATGCTTGCTGATTCTGATTACAACAAATTAAGTGATTATGTCAAAGCCAAGCGGGTAAAATTCGGTGAAATAAATTATAAACGGATCGACTTTTCCTACAACGAAGAAGACAGGATGGAACTGCTTCCCCGGCTTGTCGAATCGACACCAAAAGAGTTGGCGGGATTTGAAATCACCGGCACTTCCCTTTTCTACTCTGCTACCGGTGTTGTAAACGGAATGAAGTTGAGGCTGTCAGGTAATTCCAGATGGCTTCTGATCAGAAGCTCGGAAACCGAACCTCTGCTAAGGTTTTATGCCGAGGGAGACAGTCCGGATGAACCGGAAACATTATTAAATGCAGGAATCGAACTCCTGCTTCAAAAAAAGAATAACTAATACCATGTCAATTAAATATATTGAAAAATCAGAAATCCCCTTCCTCTATAACGGAATGGGTGAAGATTTTGCCATGATAGAAAATCCGGGATATATTTTCCCCCGGTTTGAAATTGTTCCACTGGCAAAAAAACTCAAAAATGTGGACGATATCACTGCCGTCGTGATGGATATGGACGGAACTACCACAACAACGGAAGTTCTATGCATTCACTCTCTTGAGTTTATGGTAAGACAGATTACAGGCAGAATGTCAAAACAGGATTGGGAGGGACTGAATGAAAAACAAGACTACCCCAACATCATCGGTAACAGTACAACCAAGCATGTAGAATACCTGATAAAAACCTACCGTGACGATATAAACATCGAACAGCTTAAAAGGGCATTTATCAAAGCTGCCGTCAGAACCATCTGCTTTGGGAAGGATCCGAACAGAATTGCCGAGGTAAAGAACAATCTTGTTTCGCTCGGTCTTAACAATCTGTGGGAAGCCGCTGAGGTTGATGCCATAGCAAAAAAGGGATCTGAATTTTTTGAGAACTCACCTGAACTTCAATCGCTGATAACTCACAACCTTAATGAATTCAGAATTGAAACCGAACACGAAGTTGTAAGGGCAGCAATCGATATCTACTATGCCCGTTACCACGAAATTCTTGCCATAATCGCCGAAGGCAAGGGTGCACAGATAATAAAAGAGCTGAACCTGCCTCTTGGCAGACACCTGATTGAACCGATGCCGGGTGCCTTGTTTCTTCTGCTCCTCTTAAAAGGAAAACTAAAAGGGAAAATCCCTGCATTAAAAAATTATCTGATAAAGAATTTTGAAATCCTGAATGATTCTTCACTGGACATCGAATCAGAAATGGGATTTCTGCAGCATCTCGCCGCGAAATTTGAGCACACCCCTGTCAAGATAGCAGTTGTCA
This genomic window from Ignavibacteria bacterium contains:
- a CDS encoding protein-L-isoaspartate(D-aspartate) O-methyltransferase, whose protein sequence is MNDDYSAKRDSMVKDQLIARGIKNDLVLKSMRMVKRHLFVPERYRQYAYDDGALPIGLDQTISQPYIVAYMTEAVNPTKEMKVLEIGTGSGYQAAVLAEIVKEVYTIEYFDDLANNARKLLDSLNYKNIKVKAGDGFYGWAEYAPFDAIIVTAAPEDVPKPLVDQLKEGGRMIIPLGQSGTVQSLVILQKKNGKIERQDAMKVKFVPFLRK
- a CDS encoding alpha/beta fold hydrolase is translated as MKKGLALFLLVLGGIVSGQQQFYSAGDLKLSSGETLNDVKVGYRTFGRMNDDKSNVVAFLSWYAGSSEDMIASLGKNKLIDTTIYFTILIDALGNGVSTSPTNYSKPVFPDITISDMVQSEYLLLSKHFGLKGIHAFIGGSMGGMQVYEWMVAYPGYAKKYIPYVGTPIQSSGNQIVFESSLLTLQTIEKYGVPDSVANKIFDLNFYLLARTPSQIDTNFTPDEYKDLLAKFRGKTAERFPAKNRIAQMKAMITHDITRNYGHSFEETAKAVKGEVFVIVSATDHLILPFQSIKFAKTLGCDLLILQNDCGHLAPGCDLKVVSNAVAGFLGK
- a CDS encoding Ig-like domain-containing protein, yielding MRAVLLFLILSFPFLAQTGQPKIKEISKNLELTGFSKENGFILQNQDRFVSEVSGSAIISPEVAVPDFTNAPFIATGIKVSGKFKTPEVISFILTVDGVDYKMHANEDGDPIISKTTILTPLYFAKPSSKMVKVTVIAEAAGVEITGVELVFINPGISNPAEPEVSVTQDTYPKPPVVSRTAWGCPIGQNSNCGASSTNVTHLIIHHTDDNNNITDWAAAVRAIYQYHTASNGWCDIGYNYLVAPTGVIYEGRGGGDNVVGAHFCGYNGGTMGVSMLGTYTTVSPSAALQASLTKLLAWKADQRTINPLGISFHASSGLTINNISGHRAACATDCPGQKFVDNDIQNIRQGVLSLIQSIAPKITSSFPLNGSNDFKVFNPLRLTFNLQMDTNTVRNAISVSPADTFAVSFPSAFEAVVTPKGLWSYNTAYTLKVDTTAKNIYGTSIDGDGNGTAGDPFFLNFTTSMPDNDPPQIVKYYPSGSDVGTFAEMMIVFNEEIANYAQNISLSDGVNNNIPLSAMSFNWDGKYGRLAFKTVTALTGGKFYLLKLKSNISDRVGNRLPQDFDINFHVPIVNYADGNIVDRFEGYSTWGNPLQTPGTTGVDTTLTNFSITSEKKKGGIFAGKLGYKFTGTENGKIVLKKSTGHLLPTGNSTVGIWIFGELNNCKLSMILENSSEVLVDMGRINFYGWRFFNIPFDNSAGNTQFKGFVLQQTDIADNQGSVYFDNLQFNGTFTGIEDEGGTPEHFTLQQNYPNPFNPETVISFTLPQKGFVTGKVYDVMGREIAVLLNGEFESGFHSVRFNGSGLSSGIYFFNLIAGNERKTIKMIFNK
- a CDS encoding phosphoglucomutase, with product MTSKKIVFGTDGWRGIIDEEVNNKSIAEVAQAFADYLLSTVHKIISPSVVVGYDGRKNSKQYATLFARVLAGNRIKVTLSDKITPTPVLSYAVKKGGFNAGVMITASHNPASFSGVKFKGHYGGPFLTENTKRVESFINYNLIQSSDNLATIDILEDYILALVERIDFKSARKKKLKVLIDSMGGAGGTLIQTLLQRQKIECETIFGEPDPDFNGRSPEPIDQNLAPLKEAILKGDYAFGIATDGDADRVAFVMDNGEWLSAQETILLFTDYLLETGSEDGDIVKTVSVTDKLFALETPSRKIREVQVGFKYITEKMLAGGVAMGFEESGGFGITSHIPERDGILFAMLMLEMLADSDYNKLSDYVKAKRVKFGEINYKRIDFSYNEEDRMELLPRLVESTPKELAGFEITGTSLFYSATGVVNGMKLRLSGNSRWLLIRSSETEPLLRFYAEGDSPDEPETLLNAGIELLLQKKNN